ATACATTTATAAACTGCGCGTTTAACTCGGAAATCACATATTTAGACAACAGCAAATTGGTCTCTATAATCAACGGAATCATCTGTTCCCGTTCCACGCTGGGCTTTAAACTTATAAAGGCCAGTGCTACATCTGGATATTTGTCTTTGACCATGCCCACCAATTCGTGGCAATCTGCCAGTACTTCTTGGGGTGTTCTACCTTGGCTCAAGTCGTTCTCACCTGCATAAAGCACAATTTTAGAAGGATTTACCTCGGCAAAAATTTCATCAAAATAATGAATGCACCAGGCAAATGTAGAGCCTCCAAAACCAAGGTTCACAGTATGAAAGGGCTGTAAATCTTTCTGCATGTGTACCCATAAACGTACCGAAGAACTTCCATAAATGGCAATCAGGTTTTCTTGGGTCTTCAGTTTTGAAACCCTTCTTTTAAGCCTTTTAATTTCATTGGCCCACATGGCAGGTGGTTCTTCATTAAGTACCTTGCCACCAGGAGATAGGAATAATTCTTCCGCTCTTTCTCTCGCCTTTTGAACATCAATTGTATACTCCGCTTGGTATTGTTGTACAAACGCACGCAAATCGTCCTTGCTTTTTGATGCCACCTTTTCGCTTAATAAAAACGGCTGTCCGATCTTACAGTAAAACAAGGACCTACCGATTCGGTCATCAAAATTCACAAGAACTATGGGTACTATTAGCGGTTCTTTTTCTTGTTCGGCGGCCAATTTAAAAGCACCCATTTTAAAAGGACCGGGAGATTCTTCGGTTCGGTAAGACGTGCCTTCTGGACTAATAATTATATTGTAATTATTGTTCAGGTGTTTGGAGGCTTCTTCATAAAAGATGTTTCGGGCCTGTTTTACATTTTCGGATGACGTGAGCTCCGAGTCTTTGGTATATACATTTATATGGCCTAAATTGTTGTAATAGTTTTGATGACCATATTCCTGACCGCGGCCAATGCGAACGGTTCTAATACCCGGTTCCCCATATTTTTCGAACAATACTTTAGCACTCAAAAAGTGGGAATCCAAGGTAATTTGAAAACTGTTGTTTAAGGTGTAGTGGGCATCATTAATTAAATGATTGTAGGTAAAAATATGACCTGCCGTTTCTGGTAGGTTTTCCCATCCTTCAATTACATACGGTACATTTTCAAAGACCTTATTGGTCAATCTGGCACATATTTTCCGATTCAAATCTAGGTCCGTTGTATCCCTTGCCGCTACGTTTGAATAGATTTCCTGCAATCCGTTTATAAAATTGCTCTCTTTCTGGTCTTCAGTCAGCAACTCCAAACTCAAAGAGGCAATATGTCTTTCCAAAGCAGTGCCATTTTCTATCAAAGAGTTCAAAGTACCATAAGCCAGAGCTTTGGTGTTATTGCATTTTAACAAATGGGGCACTTGGTGCAAAGAAGAAGAAACCGATAAGCGGGATTCATTATTTTTAATCAGCTGAAAAACGGCCTGAAGATTATGCTTCCCAAGCAAGCCCACATATCTTATGAATGCTGCGTTCAGCTGGTTGCCCATCAGCCATATTAAACGCTGAAAAAACTGACCTTCGAACTGATCATCTTTTTTGAACAGCTTCATGAGGTCATGGTCATGAATAAAATAGGCCGAAGTTCGGGTACGCGTAATGGCAGAACAGCTATCTTTTTGCTTCAGAAGACAAGACCAACCGAATACAAAACCTGAGTTTTTGATGGAACGCTGTTTAATTTCTATTGAATTTTCAATACGTTTTATGGATACTTCGCCATCGATCAGAATAAATAAGCCATTACTATAACCATCTTGGACATATAGTACTTCGTCCGGCTCGTATTCCCTGCGCTCGGCCAAGGTGGCCATAGCGGATAGGTGTTTCTCCTCAAAATAATCCAGAAATGGCGAACGCCTCATTAAGGAAATGACGGCTTCTTTTTCCGCTACGGGCGATATTTGAAACTTACGGTCTTCCACAAAAGGCTGAAAACGCACCGGATTTAACAGTTCCGATTGCTTTAATAAAGCTGTATGCAACAGGTGATATAATTTTGAACCTATGTTTTTAAGAAGGATATTTTTATGACCTTCCTGCAAATAGGTTTCTATCTGTTCAAAAGGAATTTCAAAAAAGACCGCTTTTTCAGAAGCCACCAATACCTTGTACACATAGCGTTTTGGAAGCGTGAACCCATTTAATCCCAATGTGGAAAATGGTTCGGATGTTTGACAGACCAATATTTCTTTATCAGGGTTTTCCATAGAAAGATAATAGGCAATACTACCTTCTAAAAGCCACCTAAACGTGGTTACTTTCTTATGGATGAAACATATGGTATGATCCTTTTCATACGTTTCTATTTTTCCGTTTGGAAACTTTTCCTGCAATTGCGAAATACTGATTTGATCTTTCAAATAGTGCTGATTTTAAGTCTGTTCTACATACTAACTTATTAAAGTATTGCTATGAAAAGAAGTTTTGATTTTATTTAAATTGAATTATCATTTACCCTTATCTATTTTGTAAACATCCATAAAATTTGATATTGATTTTCTTCAATTATGAAATGCGTTGATTGGATAATGCCATTGTTTTATCTATAGATTCAAGCCGGAGTTTTTATTTAACAATATTTTACCTACTACGCTCATTCTCAGTTCTAAAATGTTTTATAATTTTCCTCTAGATAAAACTAGAAGGGTGGTTTTCAAAACTTTTTTCGGCATTGGTTGCTTTTTCTGTCTGTTCTTAGGACTAAACTCTGCTTTTGGACAAAATGGTGCAAAATTATTAAAAGGAAAGGTGCAAAACGTTGACAATGACGTTAGGGACGTGTTGGTCATGAACCTAAATTCAAAGGAAACCACAATTACAGATTCCTTAGGTCTATTTTCTATTGAGGTTAAAGTAGGGGATGTACTCAGACTTACTGCCGTTCAATACCTAACTAAGGACGTTAGCATTACCGAGCCCATCTTAAATTTGGATGTAATTACCATAGATCTTATAGAGAATGTTATTAATTTAAAGGATGTTACGGTTACCCCGTATAACCTGACAGGGGAAATAGACCGTGACTTAGACCGGTTAGGACTTGAACCTGTAGTTACTTCAGGTTCATTAGCACTGCCCAACGCAGATTTGGATGTTATGAGCCAAAGTGAGCGATTGCTTTTGGAGGCTGATAGGGGTAAATACGTCAATTTTTATGTTATTGCTTTAACAATAAACACTCATAAAATAATGAACCAATTATCCGGTAGAACCAAATCCTTTGAGGATATGGTCCTTCGTGATGAAATTATGGACGTGGAAAGAGAGGTCATTACTAAATTCTCAAAGAAAACCCTAGCCGAAAGTTTTGATATCCCCGAAGCAAATGTTGATGGATTTCTAACCTATTGTATGTCGCAAAACGATTTCACTTCATTATCGGAAACAGCAAATACAACGGAAATCTGGAAATATTTAGAAAAGCGAAGTGTTGAGTTTAAATCAAGTGAAATGGTAAAGGAGTAGGGGGCAGGGTCATTATACCAAACTACACCAGGCAAGCCTCACATTGCCCTTGCAGCAATATTTGGGAAGCTTCCACTTTACGATTGGGAATACTGGGAATACGAACATTTACGGTTAGGCAATCCACTTTTCCACAGCTAAGGCATTGAAAATGAGGGTGTACATCATGGTGTTCGGAAGCCGAGCAACCAGAACACTTAGCGTACCATTTAATTCCTGTTTTTCCAAGAAAAGAATGTAAAATACCATCTTCCTCCAGCCTATCCAAAACCCTATACACAGTGGTTTTATTAAAGCGAGAACTCAGTTGGTCCACCAAGCTCACCACCGAAATAGCACCTGAGTTCATTTTGAATTCTTCCAATATAGCATCAACCGATTTTGTCCTTCTAACAATTCCCATAGTACAAATATAACGCAACATAGTTGCAACAACAAATTTTGTGTTTTACATTTGCAACACAGTTGCATTAATAATACATACATGATCGATATTACAAAAAAACCGGACGCTTTAGGTGCATTAGCAAGTTCTTTGTGTCTGGTACATTGCGTTGCCACTCCGTTTTTATTTGTTGCCCAAAGCGGCTTGGTAGTAAATCACCTTACTATGCCTTCATGGTGGAAATTTCTTGATTTTCTTTTTCTTGCCATATCGTTCCTAGCGGTCTACCGTTCCACACAAACTACAACTATCAACTGGATAAAACCAGCCTTGTGGTTAAGTTATGGCGGATTGTTCGTGATTATCATGAACGAAAAAATGGAGCTTTTGCCCATACCTGAAGCAACTATCTATATTCCAACAATAGCTTTGATAGGGTTTCACCTTTATAATAAGAAGTACTGTAACTGTACTACTAACAACCAATGCTGTGCACATGAATAACAAGAATAACGAGCAGATTGAAATATTGGGAGACAACCATTTTTCTGCAAATACGGAAACTCCTTTACGTGCAGATGCCTTTGATAAATCTGATGACGAAAAAATCAAGAACATTCAGCATCATTTTGGAATGATAATGAAAGAAATGGGCTTGGATTTAACGGATGATAGTTTATCCGGCACCCCATATCGCGTTGCAAAAATGTACATAAAAGAGTTGTTTTATGGTTTAGACCCAGCCAATAGGCCCAAGCTTTCTACTTTCAACAATAAATATGGCTATAAAAAAATGCTGGTAGAGCAGAATATTACTATCGATTCTGCCTGTGAGCATCACTTTTTACCCATAGTTGGGCATGCTCATGTGGGTTATATTCCAAAGGACAAAGTAATCGGGTTGTCCAAAATTAACCGTTTGGTAGATTATTACGCGCATCGTCCGCAAGTACAGGAAAGATTGGTTCTACAAATACGCAATGATTTGCAAAAGGTGTTGGATACAGAAGATGTTATCGTATCCGTATGTGCAAAACATTTATGTGTTTCCTCAAGAGGTATTAAAGACAAGAACAGCTTCACTACAACTTTAGAATATGGCGGTTGCTTTGCAGATAAAGCATATAGGGATGAATTTTTGACCATTATAGGGCAACAGGCCGTATAAGAATAGGCAATACGTCTACATCACGCTGTTTTTTAGATAAGAGGGAAGCCTGAAAATGGTAATCCTAGCTTTTTTGTGGCTATTACAAGAATGAAAACTTTGTACTATCATCTTGTAATGCCATTCTATGCACTACATATGACAAAAAAGAATACCCTCTAAATTTCATTATTCTAAAAATCCTACCCTCTAGAAAACACAAAATACAATTCTCTTTAATCCATTTATTGGAACCCATCGCAAAGTCCTATATTTAGTAAGGTCTGGGTTGATTTTATTCAAGTATTGCAATCTAGCCTTTTCTAACTAATTTGATTTTTGTAAAACCGACCTTATGAAAAAACGTGATTTCCTCAAAAATGTATCAATGGCCGCTTTGGGCGCACCATTCTACGGCAGTGCTTTGGCAAATTCGGCAGAAGTTGTTGCACAAACCCCTATACATAAACTAACTACAGATGAAGATTTTTGGTTGAAAGTACGTGAGGATTATAAACTTAAACCAGATTATATTAACCTAGAAAGTGGGTATTACAATATCATTCCAACACCAACACTAGAAGCGCTTCACAAAAATATAGATAAGATAAATTACGAAGGGTCTTATTACATGCGTACCGTACAGTGGGAAAATAAAGCCCGTATGACCGAGAAATTGGGTAAACTCATCGGCACAACAACGAAGAACATCATCATAACCAGAAATGCAACGGAATCGCTAGATATGGTAATTATGGGTCTGGATTGGAAAACTGGCGATGAAGCGGTGTATGCCCTACAAGATTATGGAGCCATGAAACTCATGTTCGAGCAGGTGGCAAAACGTTATGG
This genomic interval from Zobellia roscoffensis contains the following:
- the folE gene encoding GTP cyclohydrolase I FolE, producing the protein MNNKNNEQIEILGDNHFSANTETPLRADAFDKSDDEKIKNIQHHFGMIMKEMGLDLTDDSLSGTPYRVAKMYIKELFYGLDPANRPKLSTFNNKYGYKKMLVEQNITIDSACEHHFLPIVGHAHVGYIPKDKVIGLSKINRLVDYYAHRPQVQERLVLQIRNDLQKVLDTEDVIVSVCAKHLCVSSRGIKDKNSFTTTLEYGGCFADKAYRDEFLTIIGQQAV
- a CDS encoding Fur family transcriptional regulator, encoding MGIVRRTKSVDAILEEFKMNSGAISVVSLVDQLSSRFNKTTVYRVLDRLEEDGILHSFLGKTGIKWYAKCSGCSASEHHDVHPHFQCLSCGKVDCLTVNVRIPSIPNRKVEASQILLQGQCEACLV
- a CDS encoding cyclic nucleotide-binding domain-containing protein, yielding MKDQISISQLQEKFPNGKIETYEKDHTICFIHKKVTTFRWLLEGSIAYYLSMENPDKEILVCQTSEPFSTLGLNGFTLPKRYVYKVLVASEKAVFFEIPFEQIETYLQEGHKNILLKNIGSKLYHLLHTALLKQSELLNPVRFQPFVEDRKFQISPVAEKEAVISLMRRSPFLDYFEEKHLSAMATLAERREYEPDEVLYVQDGYSNGLFILIDGEVSIKRIENSIEIKQRSIKNSGFVFGWSCLLKQKDSCSAITRTRTSAYFIHDHDLMKLFKKDDQFEGQFFQRLIWLMGNQLNAAFIRYVGLLGKHNLQAVFQLIKNNESRLSVSSSLHQVPHLLKCNNTKALAYGTLNSLIENGTALERHIASLSLELLTEDQKESNFINGLQEIYSNVAARDTTDLDLNRKICARLTNKVFENVPYVIEGWENLPETAGHIFTYNHLINDAHYTLNNSFQITLDSHFLSAKVLFEKYGEPGIRTVRIGRGQEYGHQNYYNNLGHINVYTKDSELTSSENVKQARNIFYEEASKHLNNNYNIIISPEGTSYRTEESPGPFKMGAFKLAAEQEKEPLIVPIVLVNFDDRIGRSLFYCKIGQPFLLSEKVASKSKDDLRAFVQQYQAEYTIDVQKARERAEELFLSPGGKVLNEEPPAMWANEIKRLKRRVSKLKTQENLIAIYGSSSVRLWVHMQKDLQPFHTVNLGFGGSTFAWCIHYFDEIFAEVNPSKIVLYAGENDLSQGRTPQEVLADCHELVGMVKDKYPDVALAFISLKPSVEREQMIPLIIETNLLLSKYVISELNAQFINVFSHMISSDNRPIPELYLSDGLHLNKEGYTIWSSVIKNALESVALLEVEK
- a CDS encoding MerC domain-containing protein — encoded protein: MIDITKKPDALGALASSLCLVHCVATPFLFVAQSGLVVNHLTMPSWWKFLDFLFLAISFLAVYRSTQTTTINWIKPALWLSYGGLFVIIMNEKMELLPIPEATIYIPTIALIGFHLYNKKYCNCTTNNQCCAHE